In one Brienomyrus brachyistius isolate T26 chromosome 12, BBRACH_0.4, whole genome shotgun sequence genomic region, the following are encoded:
- the LOC125704417 gene encoding protein NLRC3-like isoform X1, producing the protein MPKPGGTFQKTFQVSIGCLCSNYPNRKAHLTIKSTCRCIYGYFRMGKKSRTGCFSFCRHGKSRRDPAPPLCSSGLTVGDPGSAGAPSSSAGPTEMGRGEEDAPSSKETPVSIAPEQPDAHQAQRFPDPGPQTHGMSCDGSRDAQNGGVQFSISAQSQSNVVSNVMNNCNVNSVNIHTTFGTNADPNSSAKGVSLEEIRNKIKSMLKTKYECIFEGIPKRGNPSSLVSIYTELYMTKGESEQVNAEHEVWYVEAAAKRTDTEEITVKCNDIFKPLPDQETPVKTVLTKGIAGIGKTVLIQKFILDWAEGRANTDITFVFPLPFRQLNHFHDKEFSLMGLIHHFFPPIADIENIHFEDYKVLFIFDGLDECRLPLNDNCQCWCSVKESVSLNILLMNLIQGNLLPSALLWITSRPAAVNQIPPQYIQTMTEIRGFNDPQKDEYFRKKFSNDEKLAERVISHVRSCRSLYIMCHMPVFCWISATFLGKMLTKEDSQEMPKSLTQMYTNLLLIQTKIKNQKYTQESLLNKNEISKLDKTMIISLGQLAFQQLIKGNIIFYEEDLRECGIDAKAASMYSGMFTEIFKEEFEFDEQTVYCFVHLSIQEYLAALFVHFRYINTGENSLNASISKNSDLYELHKSAVSMALESKNGHFDLFLRFLLGISLESNQKILPCVLSENSGSLQSCEKTIKFIKQELAKNLSAERAINLFHCLNELNDNTLVEEIQNYLRSGSPMDTELSPDQCSALAYVLLMSTDVLEDFDLSAYNSTAAGRRRLLPVLKICKRACLHHCNMTKFLMEPVIQVLQSPNSLLIHLDLSYNKLGETGVKLLCDSLKASTTLQVLGLGDCNLTGSCCEGLASLLIHPLLTLKELQLRGNDLGDSGVELLCGALKETSCQLQRLGLSGCRVTEKGCASLASALQSNRLYLTELDLSYNHPGDLGLELLSAAQKVSKLETLIVDHCGPCRDQPGFLKYACQLSLDPNTVNPLLYLSEGNKKVTYKGSHSYPDHPERFEDWVQVLCKEGLSGRCYWEVEWEGGGVDIAVAYKGISRKGRRDSCGFGFSNQSWKLSTPGDIFLFFHDGKSSGRETNSSRSRRVGVYLDWPAGVLAFYRIDKHTVLVHQVITKFTEPLHPGFSVSQDYSLSISDILS; encoded by the exons ATGCCAAAGCCGGGCGGTACTTTCCAGAAAACTTTCCAGGTGTCCATAGGCTGTCTTTGTTCAAATTACCCAAATCGGAAAGCGCATCTAACCATAAAATCAACCTGCAGATGTATATACGG CTACTTCAGAATGGGAAAGAAGAGCCGCACTGGTTGTTTCTCATTTTGCCGTCATGGAAAATCACGCCGT GATCCAGCCCCCCCACTATGCTCTTCTGGCCTAACCGTGGGGGACCCCGGATCAGCTGGGGCACCCTCATCATCAGCTGGTCCTACTGAgatgggaagaggtgaggaagaTGCCCCGTCTTCAAAGGAGACCCCTGTATCCATCGCCCCCGAGCAGCCGGATGCCCATCAGGCACAGCGGTTCCCTGATCCTGGACCACAAACACATG GGATGTCCTGTGATGGGAGCAGAGATGCCCAAAATGGTGGGGTGCAGTTCTCCATCTCTGCCCAGTCCCAAAGcaatgtggtgtctaatgttaTGAATAACTGTAACGTCAACTCTGTAAACATCCATACCACATTTGGAACGAATGCGGACCCCAACTCATCTGCCAAag GTGTTTCTCTGGAGGAAATACGCAACAAAATAAAATCCATGCTGAAGACGAAGTACGAATGTATATTTGAAGGGATACCAAAGCGGGGGAATCCATCCAGTCTGGTCAGCATCTACACAGAGCTCTACATGACAAAGGGAGAAAGCGAGCAGGTTAATGCCGAGCATGAGGTGTGGTATGTGGAGGCAGCGGCCAAGAGGACAGACACAGAGGAGATCACTGTGAAGTgcaatgacatttttaaacCTTTACCTGACCAAGAAACACCAGTGAAGACTGTGCTGACCAAAGGGATCGCAGGCATTGGAAAAACCGTCTTGATACAGAAGTTCATTCTTGACTGGGCGGAAGGACGGGCAAATACTGACATCACGTTCGTTTTTCCTCTCCCTTTCCGACAACTGAATCATTTTCATGACAAAGAATTTAGTCTGATGGGTTTAATTCACCATTTCTTCCCTCCAATAGCCGACattgaaaatattcattttgaggACTACAAAGTTTTGTTCATCTtcgatggtctggatgagtgtcgttTGCCTTTAAATGATAATTGTCAGTGCTGGTGTAGCGTAAAGGAGTCAGTCTCACTGAATATCTTGTTAATGAATCTCATTCAAGGAAATCTGCTTCCCTCTGCTCTGCTCTGGATAACCTCTCGACCAGCAGCGGTCAATCAGATCCCTCCCCAGTACATCCAGACGATGACAGAAATAAGGGGGTTCAATGATCCACAGAAGGATGAATACTTTAGGAAGAAATTTTCAAATGATGAGAAGCTTGCTGAAAGAGTGATCAGCCATGTGAGATCGTGTAGGAGCCTCTATATCATGTGCCACATGCCTGTCTTCTGTTGGATTTCAGCCACCTTCCTTGGAAAAATGTTGACTAAAGAAGATAGCCAGGAAATGCCTAAATCACTGACTCAAATGTACACAAATTTATTGCTGattcaaacaaaaataaagaatcAGAAATATACCCAGGAAAGCTTGTtgaacaaaaatgaaatctcTAAGTTAGATAAAACAATGATCATCAGTTTGGGCCAGTTGGCTTTTCAACAGTTGATAAAAGGCAATATAATTTTTTATGAAGAAGATTTAAGAGAATGTGGCATTGATGCCAAGGCAGCGTCTATGTACTCTGGTATGTTCACAGAAATATTCAAAGAGGAGTTTGAATTCGATGAGCAAACAGTTTATTGCTTCGTCCATCTGAGCATTCAGGAGTACCTTGCTGCTTTGTTTGTACATTTTCGGTACATTAACACTGGTGAAAATTCTTTAAATGCCAGCATTTCGAAGAACAGTGACTTGTATGAGCTGCATAAGAGTGCAGTGAGTATGGCTTTGGAGAGTAAGAATGGACACTTTGATCTTTTCCTCCGTTTTCTGCTGGGCATCTCGCTGGAATCCAATCAGAAGATCCTGCCATGTGTACTGAGTGAGAACAGTGGCAGTTTACAGTCTTGTGAGAAAACAATCAAATTCATCAAGCAAGAGCTTGCAAAGAACCTCTCTGCAGAAAGAGCCATCAACCTCTTTCACTGTCTAAATGAGCTGAATGACAATACCCTAGTGGAGGAAATCCAGAATTATCTACGTTCAGGTTCCCCCATGGACACTGAGCTGTCCCCAGACCAGTGTTCAGCACTGGCCTACGTCCTGCTGATGTCCACTGATGTGTTGGAGGACTTTGACCTTTCTGCATACAACAGCACAGCAGCCGGGCGGAGGCGACTACTGCCTGTCCTCAAGATCTGCAAAAGAGCCTG CCTGCACCACTGTAACATGACAAAGTTCCTGATGGAACCAGTGATCCAGGTGCTCCAGTCACCCAACTCACTCCTGATTCATCTGGACCTTAGCTACAATAAGCTGGGGGAAAcaggggtgaagctgctctGCGATTCATTGAAGGCATCAACGACCCTGCAGGTGTTGGG TCTGGGAGACTGTAACCTGACAGGAAGCTGTTGTGAGGGCCTGGCCTCTCTCCTGATACATCCCCTCCTCACGCTGAAGGAGCTGCAGCTCAGAGGGAATGACCTGGGGGACTCTGGGGTGGAGCTCCTCTGCGGGGCTCTTAAGGAGACCAGCTGCCAACTTCAGCGACTGGG ACTTTCAGGCTGTCGAGTCACTGAGAAAGGCTGCGCTTCTCTGGCTTCAGCTCTACAATCAAACCGCTTGTACCTgacagagctggatctgagctacaatcacccaggagacttaGGACTGGAACTGCTCTCAGCTGCACAGAAAGTCTCCAAACTGGAGACACTGAT TGTAGACCATTGTGGCCCATGCAGAGATCAACCAGGGTTCCTCAAAT atgccTGCCAGCTATCACTGGATCCCAACACAGTAAACCCACTGTTGTACCTGTCTGAGGGTAACAAAAAGGTGACCTACAAAGGCAGCCATTCGTATCCTGACCACCCAGAGCGATTTGAAGACTGGGTGCAGGTGCTCTGCAAGGAGGGGTTGTCTGGGCGCTGCTACTGGGAGGTTGAATGGGAAGGAGGAGGTGTGGACATTGCAGTGGCATACAAAGGAATATCCCGGAAGGGAAGAAGAGACAGTTGTGGTTTTGGATTCAGTAATCAATCCTGGAAATTATCTACTCCTGGggatatttttcttttctttcacgATGGTAAGTCGAGCGGGAGGGAAACCAACTCTTCGCGGTCCCGCAGGGTGGGGGTGTACCTGGACTGGCCGGCTGGGGTCCTGGCTTTCTACAGGATAGACAAACATACTGTTCTTGTGCACCAGGTCATCACCAAGTTCACTGAGCCTCTTCATCCAGGTTTTTCTGTCTCTCAAGACTACTCTTTGTCTATTAGTGACATACTTTCATAG
- the LOC125704417 gene encoding NACHT, LRR and PYD domains-containing protein 5-like isoform X9, with translation MPKPGGTFQKTFQVSIGCLCSNYPNRKAHLTIKSTCRCIYGYFRMGKKSRTGCFSFCRHGKSRRDPAPPLCSSGLTVGDPGSAGAPSSSAGPTEMGRGEEDAPSSKETPVSIAPEQPDAHQAQRFPDPGPQTHGMSCDGSRDAQNGGVQFSISAQSQSNVVSNVMNNCNVNSVNIHTTFGTNADPNSSAKGVSLEEIRNKIKSMLKTKYECIFEGIPKRGNPSSLVSIYTELYMTKGESEQVNAEHEVWYVEAAAKRTDTEEITVKCNDIFKPLPDQETPVKTVLTKGIAGIGKTVLIQKFILDWAEGRANTDITFVFPLPFRQLNHFHDKEFSLMGLIHHFFPPIADIENIHFEDYKVLFIFDGLDECRLPLNDNCQCWCSVKESVSLNILLMNLIQGNLLPSALLWITSRPAAVNQIPPQYIQTMTEIRGFNDPQKDEYFRKKFSNDEKLAERVISHVRSCRSLYIMCHMPVFCWISATFLGKMLTKEDSQEMPKSLTQMYTNLLLIQTKIKNQKYTQESLLNKNEISKLDKTMIISLGQLAFQQLIKGNIIFYEEDLRECGIDAKAASMYSGMFTEIFKEEFEFDEQTVYCFVHLSIQEYLAALFVHFRYINTGENSLNASISKNSDLYELHKSAVSMALESKNGHFDLFLRFLLGISLESNQKILPCVLSENSGSLQSCEKTIKFIKQELAKNLSAERAINLFHCLNELNDNTLVEEIQNYLRSGSPMDTELSPDQCSALAYVLLMSTDVLEDFDLSAYNSTAAGRRRLLPVLKICKRACLHHCNMTKFLMEPVIQVLQSPNSLLIHLDLSYNKLGETGVKLLCDSLKASTTLQVLGLGDCNLTGSCCEGLASLLIHPLLTLKELQLRGNDLGDSGVELLCGALKETSCQLQRLGLSGCRVTEKGCASLASALQSNRLYLTELDLSYNHPGDLGLELLSAAQKVSKLETLIVDHCGPCRDQPGFLKYACQLSLDPNTVNPLLYLSEGNKKVTYKGSHSYPDHPERFEDWVQVLCKEGLSGRCYWEVEWEGGGVDIAVAYKGISRKGRRDSCGFGFSNQSWKLSTPGDIFLFFHDGV, from the exons ATGCCAAAGCCGGGCGGTACTTTCCAGAAAACTTTCCAGGTGTCCATAGGCTGTCTTTGTTCAAATTACCCAAATCGGAAAGCGCATCTAACCATAAAATCAACCTGCAGATGTATATACGG CTACTTCAGAATGGGAAAGAAGAGCCGCACTGGTTGTTTCTCATTTTGCCGTCATGGAAAATCACGCCGT GATCCAGCCCCCCCACTATGCTCTTCTGGCCTAACCGTGGGGGACCCCGGATCAGCTGGGGCACCCTCATCATCAGCTGGTCCTACTGAgatgggaagaggtgaggaagaTGCCCCGTCTTCAAAGGAGACCCCTGTATCCATCGCCCCCGAGCAGCCGGATGCCCATCAGGCACAGCGGTTCCCTGATCCTGGACCACAAACACATG GGATGTCCTGTGATGGGAGCAGAGATGCCCAAAATGGTGGGGTGCAGTTCTCCATCTCTGCCCAGTCCCAAAGcaatgtggtgtctaatgttaTGAATAACTGTAACGTCAACTCTGTAAACATCCATACCACATTTGGAACGAATGCGGACCCCAACTCATCTGCCAAag GTGTTTCTCTGGAGGAAATACGCAACAAAATAAAATCCATGCTGAAGACGAAGTACGAATGTATATTTGAAGGGATACCAAAGCGGGGGAATCCATCCAGTCTGGTCAGCATCTACACAGAGCTCTACATGACAAAGGGAGAAAGCGAGCAGGTTAATGCCGAGCATGAGGTGTGGTATGTGGAGGCAGCGGCCAAGAGGACAGACACAGAGGAGATCACTGTGAAGTgcaatgacatttttaaacCTTTACCTGACCAAGAAACACCAGTGAAGACTGTGCTGACCAAAGGGATCGCAGGCATTGGAAAAACCGTCTTGATACAGAAGTTCATTCTTGACTGGGCGGAAGGACGGGCAAATACTGACATCACGTTCGTTTTTCCTCTCCCTTTCCGACAACTGAATCATTTTCATGACAAAGAATTTAGTCTGATGGGTTTAATTCACCATTTCTTCCCTCCAATAGCCGACattgaaaatattcattttgaggACTACAAAGTTTTGTTCATCTtcgatggtctggatgagtgtcgttTGCCTTTAAATGATAATTGTCAGTGCTGGTGTAGCGTAAAGGAGTCAGTCTCACTGAATATCTTGTTAATGAATCTCATTCAAGGAAATCTGCTTCCCTCTGCTCTGCTCTGGATAACCTCTCGACCAGCAGCGGTCAATCAGATCCCTCCCCAGTACATCCAGACGATGACAGAAATAAGGGGGTTCAATGATCCACAGAAGGATGAATACTTTAGGAAGAAATTTTCAAATGATGAGAAGCTTGCTGAAAGAGTGATCAGCCATGTGAGATCGTGTAGGAGCCTCTATATCATGTGCCACATGCCTGTCTTCTGTTGGATTTCAGCCACCTTCCTTGGAAAAATGTTGACTAAAGAAGATAGCCAGGAAATGCCTAAATCACTGACTCAAATGTACACAAATTTATTGCTGattcaaacaaaaataaagaatcAGAAATATACCCAGGAAAGCTTGTtgaacaaaaatgaaatctcTAAGTTAGATAAAACAATGATCATCAGTTTGGGCCAGTTGGCTTTTCAACAGTTGATAAAAGGCAATATAATTTTTTATGAAGAAGATTTAAGAGAATGTGGCATTGATGCCAAGGCAGCGTCTATGTACTCTGGTATGTTCACAGAAATATTCAAAGAGGAGTTTGAATTCGATGAGCAAACAGTTTATTGCTTCGTCCATCTGAGCATTCAGGAGTACCTTGCTGCTTTGTTTGTACATTTTCGGTACATTAACACTGGTGAAAATTCTTTAAATGCCAGCATTTCGAAGAACAGTGACTTGTATGAGCTGCATAAGAGTGCAGTGAGTATGGCTTTGGAGAGTAAGAATGGACACTTTGATCTTTTCCTCCGTTTTCTGCTGGGCATCTCGCTGGAATCCAATCAGAAGATCCTGCCATGTGTACTGAGTGAGAACAGTGGCAGTTTACAGTCTTGTGAGAAAACAATCAAATTCATCAAGCAAGAGCTTGCAAAGAACCTCTCTGCAGAAAGAGCCATCAACCTCTTTCACTGTCTAAATGAGCTGAATGACAATACCCTAGTGGAGGAAATCCAGAATTATCTACGTTCAGGTTCCCCCATGGACACTGAGCTGTCCCCAGACCAGTGTTCAGCACTGGCCTACGTCCTGCTGATGTCCACTGATGTGTTGGAGGACTTTGACCTTTCTGCATACAACAGCACAGCAGCCGGGCGGAGGCGACTACTGCCTGTCCTCAAGATCTGCAAAAGAGCCTG CCTGCACCACTGTAACATGACAAAGTTCCTGATGGAACCAGTGATCCAGGTGCTCCAGTCACCCAACTCACTCCTGATTCATCTGGACCTTAGCTACAATAAGCTGGGGGAAAcaggggtgaagctgctctGCGATTCATTGAAGGCATCAACGACCCTGCAGGTGTTGGG TCTGGGAGACTGTAACCTGACAGGAAGCTGTTGTGAGGGCCTGGCCTCTCTCCTGATACATCCCCTCCTCACGCTGAAGGAGCTGCAGCTCAGAGGGAATGACCTGGGGGACTCTGGGGTGGAGCTCCTCTGCGGGGCTCTTAAGGAGACCAGCTGCCAACTTCAGCGACTGGG ACTTTCAGGCTGTCGAGTCACTGAGAAAGGCTGCGCTTCTCTGGCTTCAGCTCTACAATCAAACCGCTTGTACCTgacagagctggatctgagctacaatcacccaggagacttaGGACTGGAACTGCTCTCAGCTGCACAGAAAGTCTCCAAACTGGAGACACTGAT TGTAGACCATTGTGGCCCATGCAGAGATCAACCAGGGTTCCTCAAAT atgccTGCCAGCTATCACTGGATCCCAACACAGTAAACCCACTGTTGTACCTGTCTGAGGGTAACAAAAAGGTGACCTACAAAGGCAGCCATTCGTATCCTGACCACCCAGAGCGATTTGAAGACTGGGTGCAGGTGCTCTGCAAGGAGGGGTTGTCTGGGCGCTGCTACTGGGAGGTTGAATGGGAAGGAGGAGGTGTGGACATTGCAGTGGCATACAAAGGAATATCCCGGAAGGGAAGAAGAGACAGTTGTGGTTTTGGATTCAGTAATCAATCCTGGAAATTATCTACTCCTGGggatatttttcttttctttcacgATG GGGTCTGA
- the LOC125704417 gene encoding NACHT, LRR and PYD domains-containing protein 5-like isoform X8, translated as MGKKSRTGCFSFCRHGKSRRDPAPPLCSSGLTVGDPGSAGAPSSSAGPTEMGRGEEDAPSSKETPVSIAPEQPDAHQAQRFPDPGPQTHGMSCDGSRDAQNGGVQFSISAQSQSNVVSNVMNNCNVNSVNIHTTFGTNADPNSSAKGVSLEEIRNKIKSMLKTKYECIFEGIPKRGNPSSLVSIYTELYMTKGESEQVNAEHEVWYVEAAAKRTDTEEITVKCNDIFKPLPDQETPVKTVLTKGIAGIGKTVLIQKFILDWAEGRANTDITFVFPLPFRQLNHFHDKEFSLMGLIHHFFPPIADIENIHFEDYKVLFIFDGLDECRLPLNDNCQCWCSVKESVSLNILLMNLIQGNLLPSALLWITSRPAAVNQIPPQYIQTMTEIRGFNDPQKDEYFRKKFSNDEKLAERVISHVRSCRSLYIMCHMPVFCWISATFLGKMLTKEDSQEMPKSLTQMYTNLLLIQTKIKNQKYTQESLLNKNEISKLDKTMIISLGQLAFQQLIKGNIIFYEEDLRECGIDAKAASMYSGMFTEIFKEEFEFDEQTVYCFVHLSIQEYLAALFVHFRYINTGENSLNASISKNSDLYELHKSAVSMALESKNGHFDLFLRFLLGISLESNQKILPCVLSENSGSLQSCEKTIKFIKQELAKNLSAERAINLFHCLNELNDNTLVEEIQNYLRSGSPMDTELSPDQCSALAYVLLMSTDVLEDFDLSAYNSTAAGRRRLLPVLKICKRACLHHCNMTKFLMEPVIQVLQSPNSLLIHLDLSYNKLGETGVKLLCDSLKASTTLQVLGLGDCNLTGSCCEGLASLLIHPLLTLKELQLRGNDLGDSGVELLCGALKETSCQLQRLGLSGCRVTEKGCASLASALQSNRLYLTELDLSYNHPGDLGLELLSAAQKVSKLETLIVDHCGPCRDQPGFLKYACQLSLDPNTVNPLLYLSEGNKKVTYKGSHSYPDHPERFEDWVQVLCKEGLSGRCYWEVEWEGGGVDIAVAYKGISRKGRRDSCGFGFSNQSWKLSTPGDIFLFFHDGKSSGRETNSSRSRRVGVYLDWPAGVLAFYRIDKHTVLVHQVITKFTEPLHPGFSVSQDYSLSISDILS; from the exons ATGGGAAAGAAGAGCCGCACTGGTTGTTTCTCATTTTGCCGTCATGGAAAATCACGCCGT GATCCAGCCCCCCCACTATGCTCTTCTGGCCTAACCGTGGGGGACCCCGGATCAGCTGGGGCACCCTCATCATCAGCTGGTCCTACTGAgatgggaagaggtgaggaagaTGCCCCGTCTTCAAAGGAGACCCCTGTATCCATCGCCCCCGAGCAGCCGGATGCCCATCAGGCACAGCGGTTCCCTGATCCTGGACCACAAACACATG GGATGTCCTGTGATGGGAGCAGAGATGCCCAAAATGGTGGGGTGCAGTTCTCCATCTCTGCCCAGTCCCAAAGcaatgtggtgtctaatgttaTGAATAACTGTAACGTCAACTCTGTAAACATCCATACCACATTTGGAACGAATGCGGACCCCAACTCATCTGCCAAag GTGTTTCTCTGGAGGAAATACGCAACAAAATAAAATCCATGCTGAAGACGAAGTACGAATGTATATTTGAAGGGATACCAAAGCGGGGGAATCCATCCAGTCTGGTCAGCATCTACACAGAGCTCTACATGACAAAGGGAGAAAGCGAGCAGGTTAATGCCGAGCATGAGGTGTGGTATGTGGAGGCAGCGGCCAAGAGGACAGACACAGAGGAGATCACTGTGAAGTgcaatgacatttttaaacCTTTACCTGACCAAGAAACACCAGTGAAGACTGTGCTGACCAAAGGGATCGCAGGCATTGGAAAAACCGTCTTGATACAGAAGTTCATTCTTGACTGGGCGGAAGGACGGGCAAATACTGACATCACGTTCGTTTTTCCTCTCCCTTTCCGACAACTGAATCATTTTCATGACAAAGAATTTAGTCTGATGGGTTTAATTCACCATTTCTTCCCTCCAATAGCCGACattgaaaatattcattttgaggACTACAAAGTTTTGTTCATCTtcgatggtctggatgagtgtcgttTGCCTTTAAATGATAATTGTCAGTGCTGGTGTAGCGTAAAGGAGTCAGTCTCACTGAATATCTTGTTAATGAATCTCATTCAAGGAAATCTGCTTCCCTCTGCTCTGCTCTGGATAACCTCTCGACCAGCAGCGGTCAATCAGATCCCTCCCCAGTACATCCAGACGATGACAGAAATAAGGGGGTTCAATGATCCACAGAAGGATGAATACTTTAGGAAGAAATTTTCAAATGATGAGAAGCTTGCTGAAAGAGTGATCAGCCATGTGAGATCGTGTAGGAGCCTCTATATCATGTGCCACATGCCTGTCTTCTGTTGGATTTCAGCCACCTTCCTTGGAAAAATGTTGACTAAAGAAGATAGCCAGGAAATGCCTAAATCACTGACTCAAATGTACACAAATTTATTGCTGattcaaacaaaaataaagaatcAGAAATATACCCAGGAAAGCTTGTtgaacaaaaatgaaatctcTAAGTTAGATAAAACAATGATCATCAGTTTGGGCCAGTTGGCTTTTCAACAGTTGATAAAAGGCAATATAATTTTTTATGAAGAAGATTTAAGAGAATGTGGCATTGATGCCAAGGCAGCGTCTATGTACTCTGGTATGTTCACAGAAATATTCAAAGAGGAGTTTGAATTCGATGAGCAAACAGTTTATTGCTTCGTCCATCTGAGCATTCAGGAGTACCTTGCTGCTTTGTTTGTACATTTTCGGTACATTAACACTGGTGAAAATTCTTTAAATGCCAGCATTTCGAAGAACAGTGACTTGTATGAGCTGCATAAGAGTGCAGTGAGTATGGCTTTGGAGAGTAAGAATGGACACTTTGATCTTTTCCTCCGTTTTCTGCTGGGCATCTCGCTGGAATCCAATCAGAAGATCCTGCCATGTGTACTGAGTGAGAACAGTGGCAGTTTACAGTCTTGTGAGAAAACAATCAAATTCATCAAGCAAGAGCTTGCAAAGAACCTCTCTGCAGAAAGAGCCATCAACCTCTTTCACTGTCTAAATGAGCTGAATGACAATACCCTAGTGGAGGAAATCCAGAATTATCTACGTTCAGGTTCCCCCATGGACACTGAGCTGTCCCCAGACCAGTGTTCAGCACTGGCCTACGTCCTGCTGATGTCCACTGATGTGTTGGAGGACTTTGACCTTTCTGCATACAACAGCACAGCAGCCGGGCGGAGGCGACTACTGCCTGTCCTCAAGATCTGCAAAAGAGCCTG CCTGCACCACTGTAACATGACAAAGTTCCTGATGGAACCAGTGATCCAGGTGCTCCAGTCACCCAACTCACTCCTGATTCATCTGGACCTTAGCTACAATAAGCTGGGGGAAAcaggggtgaagctgctctGCGATTCATTGAAGGCATCAACGACCCTGCAGGTGTTGGG TCTGGGAGACTGTAACCTGACAGGAAGCTGTTGTGAGGGCCTGGCCTCTCTCCTGATACATCCCCTCCTCACGCTGAAGGAGCTGCAGCTCAGAGGGAATGACCTGGGGGACTCTGGGGTGGAGCTCCTCTGCGGGGCTCTTAAGGAGACCAGCTGCCAACTTCAGCGACTGGG ACTTTCAGGCTGTCGAGTCACTGAGAAAGGCTGCGCTTCTCTGGCTTCAGCTCTACAATCAAACCGCTTGTACCTgacagagctggatctgagctacaatcacccaggagacttaGGACTGGAACTGCTCTCAGCTGCACAGAAAGTCTCCAAACTGGAGACACTGAT TGTAGACCATTGTGGCCCATGCAGAGATCAACCAGGGTTCCTCAAAT atgccTGCCAGCTATCACTGGATCCCAACACAGTAAACCCACTGTTGTACCTGTCTGAGGGTAACAAAAAGGTGACCTACAAAGGCAGCCATTCGTATCCTGACCACCCAGAGCGATTTGAAGACTGGGTGCAGGTGCTCTGCAAGGAGGGGTTGTCTGGGCGCTGCTACTGGGAGGTTGAATGGGAAGGAGGAGGTGTGGACATTGCAGTGGCATACAAAGGAATATCCCGGAAGGGAAGAAGAGACAGTTGTGGTTTTGGATTCAGTAATCAATCCTGGAAATTATCTACTCCTGGggatatttttcttttctttcacgATGGTAAGTCGAGCGGGAGGGAAACCAACTCTTCGCGGTCCCGCAGGGTGGGGGTGTACCTGGACTGGCCGGCTGGGGTCCTGGCTTTCTACAGGATAGACAAACATACTGTTCTTGTGCACCAGGTCATCACCAAGTTCACTGAGCCTCTTCATCCAGGTTTTTCTGTCTCTCAAGACTACTCTTTGTCTATTAGTGACATACTTTCATAG